Proteins co-encoded in one Pseudophryne corroboree isolate aPseCor3 chromosome 1, aPseCor3.hap2, whole genome shotgun sequence genomic window:
- the KLHL26 gene encoding kelch-like protein 26 isoform X2 — protein MAESGGGEYVSLGQSSMADKNSSLKCTFSAPGHSTTLLQGLTALRSQGQLLDVILTIHNEVFQVHKVVLAACSDYFRAMFTGGMREASQDVIELKGVSSRGLRHIIDFAYSAEVTLDLDCIHDVLGAAVFLQMVPVVELCEEFLKSAMSVETCLNIGQMATTFSLASLKESVDSFTFRHFLKISEEEDFLHLPLERLVFFLQSNKLKNCSEIDLFHAAIRWLQFDYSRRANASQVLCHIRFPLMKSSELVDSVQIVDIMVEDVLCRQYLLEAFNYQILPFRQHEMQSHRTVIRSDVSSLITFGGTPYTDNDRTVSSKVYYLPDMSARQFKDLYEMEVGCSHACVAVLDNFVYVVGGQHLQYRSGEGAVEVCFRYDPHLNQWLRIQSMQESRIQFQLHVLYGMLYATGGRNRSGSLASVERFCPKKNEWTYVCSLKRRTWGHAGATLGGRLYISGGYGVSVEDKKALHCYDPSLDQWEFKSPMNEPRVLHAMIGTKNKIYVFGGRMDHVDRCFDVLAVEYYTPETDAWTTVSPMRAGQSEAGCCLLDKKIFIVGGYNWHLNNVTSIVQVYNAETDEWERDLHFPESFAGIACASVILPQVTTQS, from the exons CATGGCTGACAAGAACAGCAGCTTGAAATGCACCTTCTCTGCTCCTGGCCATAGCACAACTCTCCTGCAGGGGCTGACTGCACTACGTTCTCAGGGTCAGCTGCTTGATGTCATTCTTACCATTCACAATGAAGTGTTCCAAGTACACAAAGTGGTCTTAGCTGCCTGCAGTGACTATTTTAG GGCAATGTTTACAGGAGGGATGAGAGAAGCAAGCCAAGATGTTATTGAATTAAAAGGTGTGTCTTCCAGAGGATTGCGACACATCATTGACTTTGCATATAGCGCGGAAGTTACTCTTGACCTTGACTGTATTCATGATGTGCTGGGAGCTGCAGTCTTCCTCCAAATGGTACCTGTTGTTGAACTTTGTGAAGAGTTTCTGAAGTCTGCAATGAGTGTGGAGACCTGTTTAAATATTGGACAGATGGCTACAACTTTTAGCTTGGCATCTCTGAAAGAATCCGTGGATTCATTTACGTTTAGACACTTTCTTAAAATTTCCGAGGAAGAAGATTTTCTTCATTTGCCTTTAGAAAGGTTAGTTTTTTTCCTCCAAAGCAATAAGCTTAAAAACTGCAGTGAAATAGATTTATTTCATGCTGCAATTCGTTGGCTGCAATTTGATTATTCTCGTCGTGCTAATGCTAGTCAAGTTCTTTGCCATATCCGGTTTCCGCTGATGAAGTCTTCTGAGCTGGTGGACAGTGTTCAGATTGTAGATATCATGGTAGAGGATGTCCTGTGCAGACAGTACCTGCTTGAGGCTTTCAACTATCAAATTCTTCCATTCAGGCAGCACGAAATGCAATCTCATCGAACAGTCATAAGGTCAGATGTATCTTCACTTATAACATTTGGTGGAACGCCTTACACAGATAATGACCGTACGGTGAGCAGCAAAGTGTATTATTTGCCAGACATGAGTGCTCGTCAGTTTAAGGACCTCTATGAAATGGAGGTTGGTTGTAGCCATGCTTGCGTTGCAGTGCTGGACAATTTTGTGTATGTAGTTGGAGGACAACATTTGCAGTATCGAAGCGGGGAAGGAGCTGTAGAAGTCTGTTTCCGCTATGATCCTCATTTAAATCAGTGGCTACGAATTCAATCTATGCAGGAGAGCAGAATTCAGTTTCAACTGCATGTCTTGTATGGCATGCTGTACGCCACCGGAGGAAGAAACAGATCAGGAAGTTTGGCCTCTGTCGAAAGATTTTGTCCAAAAAAGAATGAATGGACCTATGTCTGCTCACTAAAACGTAGAACTTGGGGCCATGCTGGTGCTACACTTGGGGGCAGACTATACATTTCAGGAGGCTATGGAGTGTCTGTTGAAGACAAAAAAGCCTTGCATTGCTATGATCCTTCTTTAGACCAGTGGGAATTCAAAAGTCCAATGAATGAACCAAGAGTCCTTCATGCAATGATAGGGACTAAAAACAAAATTTATGTGTTTGGCGGGAGGATGGATCATGTTGATCGATGTTTTGATGTGTTGGCTGTTGAGTATTATACTCCAGAGACTGATGCGTGGACGACTGTGAGCCCAATGAGAGCAGGGCAGTCTGAAGCTGGCTGCTGTCTTCTGGATAAGAAAATTTTCATTGTAGGGGGTTACAACTGGCACTTAAACAATGTGACAAGTATTGTACAAGTGTACAATGCAgaaactgatgaatgggaaagggaCTTGCATTTCCCAGAGTCCTTTGCTGGAATAGCTTGTGCATCTGTTATACTACCACAAGTTACAACTCAGAGCTAA
- the KLHL26 gene encoding kelch-like protein 26 isoform X1 codes for MVEGLIETHSMADKNSSLKCTFSAPGHSTTLLQGLTALRSQGQLLDVILTIHNEVFQVHKVVLAACSDYFRAMFTGGMREASQDVIELKGVSSRGLRHIIDFAYSAEVTLDLDCIHDVLGAAVFLQMVPVVELCEEFLKSAMSVETCLNIGQMATTFSLASLKESVDSFTFRHFLKISEEEDFLHLPLERLVFFLQSNKLKNCSEIDLFHAAIRWLQFDYSRRANASQVLCHIRFPLMKSSELVDSVQIVDIMVEDVLCRQYLLEAFNYQILPFRQHEMQSHRTVIRSDVSSLITFGGTPYTDNDRTVSSKVYYLPDMSARQFKDLYEMEVGCSHACVAVLDNFVYVVGGQHLQYRSGEGAVEVCFRYDPHLNQWLRIQSMQESRIQFQLHVLYGMLYATGGRNRSGSLASVERFCPKKNEWTYVCSLKRRTWGHAGATLGGRLYISGGYGVSVEDKKALHCYDPSLDQWEFKSPMNEPRVLHAMIGTKNKIYVFGGRMDHVDRCFDVLAVEYYTPETDAWTTVSPMRAGQSEAGCCLLDKKIFIVGGYNWHLNNVTSIVQVYNAETDEWERDLHFPESFAGIACASVILPQVTTQS; via the exons CATGGCTGACAAGAACAGCAGCTTGAAATGCACCTTCTCTGCTCCTGGCCATAGCACAACTCTCCTGCAGGGGCTGACTGCACTACGTTCTCAGGGTCAGCTGCTTGATGTCATTCTTACCATTCACAATGAAGTGTTCCAAGTACACAAAGTGGTCTTAGCTGCCTGCAGTGACTATTTTAG GGCAATGTTTACAGGAGGGATGAGAGAAGCAAGCCAAGATGTTATTGAATTAAAAGGTGTGTCTTCCAGAGGATTGCGACACATCATTGACTTTGCATATAGCGCGGAAGTTACTCTTGACCTTGACTGTATTCATGATGTGCTGGGAGCTGCAGTCTTCCTCCAAATGGTACCTGTTGTTGAACTTTGTGAAGAGTTTCTGAAGTCTGCAATGAGTGTGGAGACCTGTTTAAATATTGGACAGATGGCTACAACTTTTAGCTTGGCATCTCTGAAAGAATCCGTGGATTCATTTACGTTTAGACACTTTCTTAAAATTTCCGAGGAAGAAGATTTTCTTCATTTGCCTTTAGAAAGGTTAGTTTTTTTCCTCCAAAGCAATAAGCTTAAAAACTGCAGTGAAATAGATTTATTTCATGCTGCAATTCGTTGGCTGCAATTTGATTATTCTCGTCGTGCTAATGCTAGTCAAGTTCTTTGCCATATCCGGTTTCCGCTGATGAAGTCTTCTGAGCTGGTGGACAGTGTTCAGATTGTAGATATCATGGTAGAGGATGTCCTGTGCAGACAGTACCTGCTTGAGGCTTTCAACTATCAAATTCTTCCATTCAGGCAGCACGAAATGCAATCTCATCGAACAGTCATAAGGTCAGATGTATCTTCACTTATAACATTTGGTGGAACGCCTTACACAGATAATGACCGTACGGTGAGCAGCAAAGTGTATTATTTGCCAGACATGAGTGCTCGTCAGTTTAAGGACCTCTATGAAATGGAGGTTGGTTGTAGCCATGCTTGCGTTGCAGTGCTGGACAATTTTGTGTATGTAGTTGGAGGACAACATTTGCAGTATCGAAGCGGGGAAGGAGCTGTAGAAGTCTGTTTCCGCTATGATCCTCATTTAAATCAGTGGCTACGAATTCAATCTATGCAGGAGAGCAGAATTCAGTTTCAACTGCATGTCTTGTATGGCATGCTGTACGCCACCGGAGGAAGAAACAGATCAGGAAGTTTGGCCTCTGTCGAAAGATTTTGTCCAAAAAAGAATGAATGGACCTATGTCTGCTCACTAAAACGTAGAACTTGGGGCCATGCTGGTGCTACACTTGGGGGCAGACTATACATTTCAGGAGGCTATGGAGTGTCTGTTGAAGACAAAAAAGCCTTGCATTGCTATGATCCTTCTTTAGACCAGTGGGAATTCAAAAGTCCAATGAATGAACCAAGAGTCCTTCATGCAATGATAGGGACTAAAAACAAAATTTATGTGTTTGGCGGGAGGATGGATCATGTTGATCGATGTTTTGATGTGTTGGCTGTTGAGTATTATACTCCAGAGACTGATGCGTGGACGACTGTGAGCCCAATGAGAGCAGGGCAGTCTGAAGCTGGCTGCTGTCTTCTGGATAAGAAAATTTTCATTGTAGGGGGTTACAACTGGCACTTAAACAATGTGACAAGTATTGTACAAGTGTACAATGCAgaaactgatgaatgggaaagggaCTTGCATTTCCCAGAGTCCTTTGCTGGAATAGCTTGTGCATCTGTTATACTACCACAAGTTACAACTCAGAGCTAA